A part of Solenopsis invicta isolate M01_SB chromosome 2, UNIL_Sinv_3.0, whole genome shotgun sequence genomic DNA contains:
- the LOC105197494 gene encoding moesin/ezrin/radixin homolog 1 isoform X1 — MNQEVKKETPLQFKFRAKFYPEDVAEELIQDITLRLFYLQVKNAILTDEIYCPPETSVLLASYAVQARHGDYQKGNHPAGFLANDRLLPQRVVDQHKMSKEEWDSSITNWWQEHRGMLREDAMMEYLKIAQDLEMYGVNYFEIRNKKGTDLWLGVDALGLNIYEKDDKLTPKIGFPWSEIRNISFNDKKFIIKPIDKKAPDFVFFAARVKINKRILALCMGNHELYMRRRKPDTIDVQQMKAQARDEKMAKQQQREKLQLEIAARERAEKKQQEYEERLRNMAEEMDRRQAELNEAQEMIRRLEEQLKQLQAAKEELENRQKELTVMMEKLELSHEMEAAERAKLEQEIKAKQEEVQRIQSEVEAKDLEARRLQAEFEAAKYRQEEADRQYQANQTPHHHHVEENEEGEEEGEDEVPQGDVTKDLATDESIIDPVEERRTLAERNERLHDQLKALKQDLAQSRDESKETVMDKIHRENVRQGRDKYKTLREIRKGNTKRRVDQFENM; from the exons ATGAACCAGGAAGTCAAGAAGGAGACTCCACTCCAGTTCAAGTTCCGTGCAAAATTCTATCCCGAAGACGTCGCCGAGGAACTGATACAAGACATTACACTGCGACTTTTTTACCTccag GTGAAGAACGCTATTCTTACGGATGAAATATACTGCCCACCGGAAACATCCGTTCTATTGGCTTCGTATGCCGTTCAAGCGAGACATGGAGATTATCAAAAGGGTAACCATCCAGCTGGCTTCCTGGCAAACGATCGGCTGTTACCACAGCGTGTTGTGGACCAACATAAAATGAGCAAAGAGGAATGGGACAGTTCGATTACAAACTGGTGGCAGGAACATCGTGGTATGTTGCGAGAGGACGCCATGATGGAGTATCTGAAAATTGCTCAG GACTTAGAGATGTATGGTGTGAATTACTTTGAAATTCGCAACAAGAAGGGCACAGACCTTTGGTTGGGTGTGGATGCTTTAGGTTTGAACATCTACGAGAAGGACGATAAGCTCACGCCGAAAATCGGCTTCCCCTGGTCCGAGATACGGAATATCTCGTTCAACGATAAGAAATTCATAATCAAGCCAATCGACAAGAAGGCACCGGACTTTGTATTTTTCGCCGCCAGAGTTAAGATTAACAAGCGAATTCTTGCGCTATGCATGGGCAATCACGAGCTTTACATGCGCAGACGTAAGCCGGACACGATCGACGTGCAGCAGATGAAG GCTCAAGCCAGAGACGAAAAGATGGCGAAACAGCAACAGAGAGAGAAACTGCAACTGGAGATAGCCGCCCGAGAACGCGCGGAGAAGAAACAGCAGGAATATGAAGAGAGGCTAAGAAACATGGCAGAGGAAATGGATAGGCGGCAGGCTGAGTTGAATGAAGCTCAGGAAATGATTCGGCGCTTGGAGGAGCAGTTGAAGCAATTGCAGGCTGCCAAGGAAGAACTAGAGAATCGTCAGAAG GAATTGACAGTGATGATGGAAAAGTTGGAACTCTCGCATGAAATGGAGGCTGCAGAACGTGCTAAACTCGAACAGGAGATAAAAGCCAAGCAGGAAGAGGTACAACGCATACAATCGGAGGTGGAGGCTAAGGACTTGGAAGCCAGGAGATTACAGGCTGAGTTCGAAGCCGCCAA GTATAGACAAGAAGAAGCTGACAGGCAATATCAGGCCAATCAAACCCCGCATCATCATCATGTTGAGGAGAACGAAGAAGGCGAGGAGGAAGGTGAAGACGAGGTTCCTCAAGGAGATGTGACTAAGGACCTCGCGACCGACGAATCAATAATCGATCCTGTCGAAGAGCGACGCACTTTAGCAGAGAGAAACGAACGTCTCCATGATCAATTAAAG GCATTGAAGCAAGATCTTGCCCAGTCACGCGATGAGTCCAAGGAGACGGTGATGGACAAGATTCACAGGGAAAATGTGCGCCAGGGCCGCGACAAATACAAAACTCTTCGTGAGATTCGTAAGGGCAACACCAAACGCCGTGTCGATCAGTTCGAGAACATGTAA